The Sander lucioperca isolate FBNREF2018 unplaced genomic scaffold, SLUC_FBN_1.2 Unpl_117, whole genome shotgun sequence genome has a segment encoding these proteins:
- the LOC118494528 gene encoding UPF0329 protein ECU05_1680/ECU11_0050-like gives GQEDLRQTVQRDERGREERRKEERKKKKDIERRERGGKGQENKKGRRKEKSEKEKREKQSTRKIQKAGRESERKERK, from the exons GACCTCAGACAGACAGttcagagagatgagagaggaagggaggaaaggaggaaagaagaaagaaagaaaaagaaagacattgaAAGAAGAGAGCG GGGAGGAAAGGGCCAAGAAAACAAGAAAGGACGACGAAAGGAAAAAAgcgagaaagaaaagagagaaaagcaaaGCACGAGAAAGATACAGAAAGCcggaagagagagtgagaggaaagagagaaag